One Nocardia iowensis DNA window includes the following coding sequences:
- a CDS encoding metallophosphoesterase, whose product MKYVPRVALFLAIPAVLFVVPWWTLVGATTDGTSPLFWLGSAMFLLAWAALPAAMVLGHGPAQSDAASIVGDTLLGVAWVLFSWSVIGNVAGLGLAIGGVHDPARARVVAVGVAAATAVLVVWGVLEARRVPRVRTVEVPIRGLGPALDGLRLVVVTDTHFAALNRLRWSEQVVEVVNAQRPDIACHAGDLADGSVEKRHPQVDPLGKVEAALGRFYITGNHEYFGDAQGWIDHMASIGWQPLHNQHETVTRGGDRLVIAGIDDPTGVALPGHGPDLPTALAGADPRVPVVLLAHQPKQITAAAAAGVALQISGHTHGGQIWPFHYLVRLDQPVVAGLSRHGEHTQLYTSRGTGFWGPQLRVFAPSEITVLVLRAERTTD is encoded by the coding sequence GTGAAATACGTGCCCCGCGTTGCCCTGTTCCTGGCGATCCCCGCCGTGCTGTTCGTAGTCCCCTGGTGGACCTTGGTCGGTGCCACCACCGACGGCACCAGCCCGCTGTTCTGGCTCGGCTCCGCGATGTTCTTGCTCGCCTGGGCGGCGCTGCCAGCGGCGATGGTGCTCGGGCACGGGCCAGCGCAGTCGGATGCCGCCTCCATCGTGGGCGACACGCTGCTCGGGGTGGCGTGGGTGCTGTTCAGCTGGTCGGTGATCGGCAACGTGGCCGGGCTCGGGCTGGCCATCGGCGGCGTGCACGATCCGGCTCGCGCGCGCGTCGTCGCGGTGGGCGTCGCCGCGGCAACGGCCGTCTTGGTGGTCTGGGGCGTGCTCGAGGCGCGGCGCGTGCCGCGGGTTCGCACGGTCGAGGTGCCGATCCGCGGTCTCGGACCGGCACTCGACGGCCTTCGCCTGGTGGTCGTCACCGACACCCACTTCGCCGCGCTGAACCGACTGCGCTGGTCGGAGCAGGTCGTCGAGGTCGTCAATGCCCAGCGTCCCGATATCGCCTGCCACGCAGGCGACCTCGCGGACGGCTCGGTGGAGAAGCGGCACCCGCAGGTCGACCCGCTCGGCAAGGTCGAGGCGGCGCTCGGCCGGTTCTACATCACCGGCAATCACGAGTATTTCGGCGACGCGCAGGGCTGGATCGACCACATGGCATCCATCGGCTGGCAGCCACTGCACAACCAGCACGAGACGGTGACCCGAGGCGGCGACCGACTGGTGATCGCGGGCATCGACGACCCCACCGGCGTCGCCCTGCCCGGCCACGGACCCGATCTACCCACCGCCCTCGCCGGTGCTGATCCGCGGGTACCGGTGGTGCTGCTGGCGCACCAGCCCAAGCAGATCACCGCCGCCGCGGCCGCGGGTGTCGCGCTCCAGATCTCCGGCCACACTCACGGCGGCCAGATCTGGCCTTTCCACTACCTGGTTCGCCTCGACCAGCCCGTCGTCGCCGGTCTCAGCCGCCACGGCGAGCACACCCAGCTCTACACCAGCCGGGGGACTGGATTCTGGGGTCCCCAGCTGCGGGTCTTCGCGCCCAGTGAGATCACCGTCCTGGTGCTGCGTGCGGAGCGTACGACCGATTAA
- a CDS encoding ABC transporter ATP-binding protein has protein sequence MRLELRGLTKRFGTFLANDHIDLVVEPGEIHCLLGENGAGKSTLMNMLYGLLQPDEGEILLDDTPIRCQSPRDAIAAGIGMVHQHFMLVPVFTVAENLILGREPTRGFAALDREAARRQVRELSQRYGLPVDPDALVADLSVGEQQRVEILKALANDVEVLILDEPTAVLTPQEIHELIEVLRGIAASGTSIIFISHKLKEVTRIADRITVIRRGAVIDTVEPTTAESDLAELMVGRSVELVVAKTPAKPAGPTLVVTDLTVVDVAGTVVVDDVSFRVDGGEIVGIAGVVGNGQSELVSALLGLRTPVRGQVTVGGWEVVGRTPRQHLEAGMGYVPEDRSHDGFIGTFSVAENLVLDLIDLPEFSRHGMLSLTAVKRNAAKRIEEFDIRTRSANESMSALSGGNQQKVVLAREMSRPLEVLIAGQPTRGLDVGSIEFVHKRIVRERDQGTAVLIVSTELDEIYALSDRIIVMYRGRIVDIVGPDTPRDQLGLMMAGALPGRDR, from the coding sequence ATGCGACTCGAATTACGCGGCCTGACCAAACGATTCGGCACTTTCCTCGCGAACGACCACATCGATCTGGTGGTCGAACCGGGTGAAATCCATTGCCTGCTCGGGGAGAACGGCGCCGGTAAGAGCACCCTGATGAACATGCTCTACGGGCTGTTGCAGCCGGACGAGGGCGAAATCCTGCTGGACGACACTCCGATCCGCTGCCAGTCCCCGCGCGACGCCATCGCCGCCGGAATCGGCATGGTGCACCAGCATTTCATGCTGGTGCCGGTGTTCACCGTCGCGGAGAACCTCATCCTCGGGCGTGAACCCACCAGGGGCTTCGCCGCGCTCGATCGCGAGGCCGCCCGGCGCCAGGTCCGCGAACTGTCGCAGCGCTACGGGCTGCCGGTCGACCCCGACGCACTGGTCGCGGACCTCTCGGTGGGCGAACAGCAGCGAGTGGAGATCCTCAAAGCACTGGCCAACGATGTCGAAGTGCTGATTCTGGACGAGCCGACGGCCGTGCTCACCCCGCAGGAAATCCATGAGCTCATCGAGGTGCTGCGCGGGATCGCGGCCAGCGGAACCTCGATCATCTTCATCTCGCACAAGCTCAAGGAGGTCACCAGGATCGCAGACCGGATCACCGTGATCCGGCGCGGCGCGGTGATCGACACCGTCGAACCGACCACCGCGGAAAGCGATCTCGCGGAATTGATGGTCGGCCGCTCCGTCGAACTCGTGGTCGCCAAGACCCCGGCGAAGCCGGCGGGCCCCACCCTCGTGGTCACCGACCTGACCGTCGTCGACGTGGCGGGCACCGTGGTCGTCGACGACGTGTCGTTTCGCGTCGACGGCGGCGAAATAGTCGGCATCGCCGGGGTGGTGGGCAATGGCCAGTCGGAACTGGTCAGTGCGCTGCTCGGCCTGCGGACGCCGGTGCGTGGCCAGGTCACGGTGGGTGGTTGGGAAGTGGTCGGCCGGACACCGCGGCAACATCTGGAAGCGGGCATGGGCTATGTGCCCGAGGACCGTTCACACGACGGCTTCATCGGCACCTTCAGCGTCGCGGAGAATCTCGTTTTGGATCTGATCGACCTCCCCGAGTTCTCCCGGCACGGCATGCTGTCGTTGACCGCGGTGAAACGCAATGCCGCCAAACGGATCGAGGAGTTCGATATCCGCACCCGGTCCGCCAACGAGTCGATGAGCGCTCTATCGGGCGGCAACCAGCAAAAGGTAGTGCTCGCCAGGGAGATGTCGCGACCACTCGAGGTGCTGATCGCCGGTCAGCCCACCCGTGGGCTCGACGTCGGTTCCATCGAGTTCGTGCACAAACGCATTGTCCGCGAACGTGATCAGGGCACGGCGGTGCTCATCGTCTCCACTGAACTGGACGAGATCTACGCGTTGTCCGATCGGATCATCGTCATGTACCGCGGGCGCATCGTCGACATCGTCGGCCCCGATACCCCGCGCGATCAGCTGGGGTTGATGATGGCCGGCGCGCTGCCGGGGAGGGATCGATGA
- a CDS encoding ABC transporter permease: protein MKNRAWVRELTVSALAVLLALVVGALLIIVSTPDVTSAFGYFFARPMDTLSAAGDAVGDTYRALFLGAFGGRQQIAETLVAATPLICTGLAVTLAFRTGLFNIGGQGQLIAGALCAGWVGFAVHLPPVVHVLVALLAGVAGGALWGGIIGLLKARTGAHEVITTIMFNYVALYGLTWLLTTSALQRPGRNEPISPVVDQSAQLPQFGGTRLHLGLLIAVLAAVLVWWLLARSTLGFRLRAVGANPDAARTAGMDIGRAYVLAMLIAGGLAGLAGAQQVLGTDLPLTDGIAGTFGFDGITVALLGRGSPVGTVFAALLFGALNSGGNEMQAATGTPLTLVTVLQAVIVALVAAPALVRAVFRIRAERADVVLAKGWN, encoded by the coding sequence ATGAAGAACCGGGCATGGGTGCGCGAACTGACGGTCAGCGCGCTCGCGGTGCTGCTGGCGCTCGTCGTCGGCGCGCTGCTGATCATCGTCAGCACACCGGACGTGACGTCGGCGTTCGGGTATTTCTTCGCCCGCCCGATGGATACTTTGTCGGCGGCGGGCGACGCGGTCGGCGACACCTACCGAGCCTTGTTCCTCGGCGCGTTCGGCGGACGCCAGCAGATCGCCGAAACCCTGGTCGCCGCAACACCGTTGATCTGTACCGGACTCGCGGTGACGCTGGCCTTCCGGACCGGATTGTTCAATATCGGCGGGCAGGGACAGCTGATCGCTGGCGCGCTGTGCGCGGGCTGGGTCGGTTTCGCGGTGCACCTGCCGCCGGTGGTGCACGTGCTGGTCGCGCTGCTCGCCGGGGTCGCGGGTGGTGCGCTGTGGGGCGGGATCATCGGACTGCTGAAGGCGCGCACCGGCGCCCACGAGGTCATCACCACGATCATGTTCAACTATGTCGCGTTGTACGGGCTCACCTGGCTGCTCACCACCTCGGCACTGCAGCGTCCCGGCCGCAACGAGCCGATCAGCCCGGTGGTCGACCAGAGTGCTCAACTCCCCCAATTCGGCGGTACCCGACTGCATCTCGGGTTGCTGATCGCGGTGCTGGCGGCGGTGCTGGTGTGGTGGCTGCTGGCGCGCTCGACGCTCGGCTTCCGATTGCGCGCCGTCGGCGCCAATCCGGATGCCGCGCGCACCGCGGGCATGGATATCGGCCGGGCCTATGTGCTGGCCATGCTGATCGCCGGTGGCCTCGCCGGGTTGGCGGGTGCCCAGCAGGTGCTCGGCACCGATCTGCCGCTGACCGATGGCATCGCGGGAACATTCGGCTTCGACGGCATCACCGTCGCACTGCTCGGCCGCGGCAGCCCGGTGGGAACCGTGTTCGCGGCACTGCTTTTCGGTGCGCTGAACTCCGGCGGCAATGAGATGCAGGCGGCGACCGGCACCCCGCTCACCCTGGTGACCGTGCTGCAAGCCGTCATCGTCGCGCTGGTCGCCGCGCCCGCCCTGGTGCGCGCGGTCTTCCGAATCCGGGCCGAGCGCGCGGATGTCGTGCTGGCGAAAGGGTGGAACTGA
- a CDS encoding BMP family lipoprotein, with amino-acid sequence MGKWLRTLTAAGVMVLTVGACGSPPSDQGKSGEPGAEDFKACMVSDSGGFDDKSFNQTSYKGITDAVDELGISKAQLESRSDNDYPTNVNTMVRQKCGIIVTVGFKLGDVTYAAAKENPDVDFAIVDYAYTDTQKNPPLPNLRGLIFNAAQPSFLAGYLAAGMTKTNKVGTFGGINIPTVAIFMDGFAEGVAYYNQRKGKQVQLLGWDPATQQGVITNTFEDKNIGKTKANDLISQGADIILPVAGPAGLGALEAVHSSGGKVNAVWVDTDGCVSAAEYCSSLLTSVQKSMDIAVQQAVTDSFRKKFDNVTYVGTLSNKGVSLAPYHEFDATIPAELKSEIDALTTDIASGKITLASKAQPAVK; translated from the coding sequence ATGGGCAAGTGGCTACGCACGCTCACCGCTGCCGGCGTCATGGTGCTGACCGTCGGGGCATGCGGTAGTCCGCCGTCCGACCAGGGCAAGTCCGGCGAGCCGGGGGCCGAGGACTTCAAGGCGTGCATGGTGTCGGATTCCGGCGGTTTCGACGACAAGTCGTTCAACCAGACCTCCTACAAGGGGATCACCGACGCCGTCGACGAGCTCGGCATCAGCAAGGCGCAGTTGGAGTCCCGATCGGACAACGACTATCCGACCAATGTCAACACGATGGTCCGGCAGAAGTGCGGCATCATCGTCACCGTCGGCTTCAAGCTCGGCGACGTGACCTATGCCGCGGCGAAAGAGAATCCGGACGTCGATTTCGCGATCGTGGACTACGCCTACACCGATACGCAGAAGAATCCGCCGCTGCCGAATCTGCGCGGCCTGATCTTCAACGCCGCGCAGCCCTCGTTCCTGGCCGGTTACCTGGCCGCGGGGATGACCAAGACCAACAAGGTCGGCACCTTCGGCGGGATCAACATCCCCACCGTGGCGATCTTCATGGACGGCTTCGCCGAGGGCGTCGCGTACTACAACCAGCGCAAGGGCAAGCAGGTCCAGTTGCTCGGCTGGGATCCGGCGACCCAGCAGGGCGTGATCACCAATACCTTCGAGGACAAGAACATCGGCAAGACCAAGGCCAACGATCTGATCAGCCAGGGCGCCGACATCATTCTTCCGGTGGCCGGTCCGGCCGGTCTCGGGGCGCTGGAGGCCGTGCACTCCTCCGGTGGCAAGGTCAACGCGGTCTGGGTGGACACCGACGGCTGCGTCAGTGCCGCCGAATATTGTTCCTCGCTGCTGACCAGCGTGCAGAAGTCGATGGATATCGCGGTACAGCAGGCGGTGACCGACTCCTTCCGCAAGAAGTTCGACAATGTGACCTATGTCGGCACGTTGTCGAACAAGGGCGTCAGCCTGGCGCCGTATCACGAGTTCGACGCCACCATTCCGGCCGAGCTGAAGAGCGAAATCGACGCGCTGACAACGGATATCGCCAGCGGAAAGATCACCCTCGCGTCCAAGGCGCAGCCAGCGGTCAAGTGA
- the atpB gene encoding F0F1 ATP synthase subunit A, protein MTIPDISLAQSVTDLTLLAQETPAEEPKIRVGHHAVAHLWGMDFNVDTIVSTSVAAAIVLGLAFYLRLKITSGVPNGVQLFFEAVTVQMRNQVESAIGMKVAPFALPLAVTLFVYILLSNWLSVLPVQVGDGELLAPPAADVNFVYALALFVFITYQAAGISRRGPFGHVKQMLKGHTGWGPMVFINIIEEVAKPLSLSLRLFGNMFAGGVMLSVITLFPFWISWGPNAVWKLFDLFVGAIQAFIFSLLTVLYFSQSMSLEHEKH, encoded by the coding sequence ATGACGATCCCAGACATTTCTCTCGCCCAGTCGGTCACCGACCTCACGCTGCTCGCCCAGGAGACACCCGCCGAGGAACCGAAGATCAGGGTCGGCCACCACGCGGTCGCCCACCTCTGGGGAATGGACTTCAACGTCGACACGATTGTCTCGACGTCGGTCGCCGCGGCGATCGTCCTCGGGCTGGCCTTCTACCTGCGACTCAAGATCACCTCCGGGGTTCCGAACGGCGTGCAGCTGTTCTTCGAAGCCGTGACGGTCCAGATGCGCAATCAGGTGGAAAGCGCCATCGGCATGAAGGTCGCGCCGTTCGCACTGCCGCTCGCGGTCACCCTGTTCGTCTATATCCTGCTGTCGAATTGGCTGTCCGTACTGCCGGTACAAGTCGGTGACGGTGAGTTGCTCGCGCCGCCCGCCGCGGACGTCAACTTCGTCTACGCACTCGCGCTGTTCGTGTTCATCACCTACCAGGCCGCTGGTATCTCGCGGCGCGGCCCGTTCGGGCATGTGAAGCAGATGCTGAAGGGACACACGGGCTGGGGACCGATGGTGTTCATCAACATCATCGAAGAGGTCGCCAAGCCGCTTTCACTGTCCCTGCGATTGTTCGGAAACATGTTCGCCGGCGGCGTGATGCTCTCGGTGATCACGCTGTTCCCCTTCTGGATCAGCTGGGGCCCCAATGCCGTCTGGAAGCTGTTCGACTTGTTCGTCGGCGCCATTCAGGCATTCATCTTCTCGCTGCTTACAGTCCTGTACTTCAGTCAGTCGATGTCGCTGGAGCACGAAAAACACTGA
- a CDS encoding DUF6131 family protein encodes MTILGGVLFVIGLVTGIPQIITAGVIVVVIGLVLMLAGTSGHPIRGRRHYY; translated from the coding sequence ATGACCATCCTCGGCGGCGTTCTCTTCGTCATCGGACTCGTCACCGGGATCCCCCAGATCATTACCGCAGGCGTCATCGTCGTTGTCATCGGCTTGGTGCTGATGCTCGCCGGGACCAGCGGGCACCCGATTCGCGGTCGGCGCCACTACTACTGA
- a CDS encoding F0F1 ATP synthase subunit C codes for MADPTTASIIQGALIGGGIIMAGGAIGAGIGDGLAGAALINGVTRQPEAEGRLRGIFFLTVGLVEAAYFINLAFMALFVFATPGK; via the coding sequence ATGGCAGACCCAACCACCGCGTCCATCATCCAGGGCGCCCTCATCGGCGGCGGCATCATCATGGCCGGCGGTGCCATCGGCGCAGGCATCGGTGATGGCCTGGCAGGCGCGGCGCTGATCAATGGTGTTACCCGTCAGCCGGAGGCCGAGGGTCGGTTGCGCGGCATCTTCTTCCTGACCGTCGGTCTGGTCGAGGCGGCGTACTTCATCAATCTAGCCTTCATGGCCTTGTTCGTATTCGCGACTCCCGGCAAGTAA
- a CDS encoding F0F1 ATP synthase subunit B: MSPRTDVVAEGNFLIPNGTFFVELLIFLIVLGVMWFFVVPPIRKVLAEREARADETMVKTKEARQLFAEAEAKHKAALEKVRSEAAAIRSKARAEGREILDQMRGEAQQEANAIVAEAEAQLRAQADQVAAELRETVEPLAKSLANRVVGVDDRRAGTSRGQQTGRASS, translated from the coding sequence ATGTCTCCGAGAACGGATGTAGTTGCCGAGGGGAACTTCCTCATCCCCAACGGCACCTTCTTCGTCGAGCTGCTGATCTTCCTGATCGTGCTCGGAGTCATGTGGTTCTTCGTCGTTCCGCCGATCCGCAAGGTTTTGGCGGAACGCGAAGCCCGTGCCGACGAGACGATGGTGAAGACCAAAGAGGCGCGGCAATTGTTCGCCGAGGCCGAAGCCAAGCATAAAGCGGCATTGGAGAAGGTGCGGTCGGAGGCGGCCGCGATCCGCAGTAAGGCGCGAGCCGAGGGACGGGAAATTCTCGACCAGATGCGCGGCGAGGCACAGCAGGAAGCCAATGCCATCGTCGCGGAGGCCGAGGCCCAATTGCGCGCACAGGCGGATCAGGTCGCGGCGGAATTGCGCGAGACAGTCGAGCCGCTCGCCAAGTCGCTGGCCAACCGTGTGGTCGGCGTCGACGATCGACGAGCCGGAACAAGCCGAGGCCAGCAGACAGGACGGGCGTCGTCATGA
- a CDS encoding aldose 1-epimerase family protein gives MIPPPSGQQFSISRGDQRAVLVEVGGGIREYRVGGRDVLEPYDVTAMADGGRGGALIPWPNRLADGRYRFDGVDHQLPLTEPAKHNAIHGLLRWRPWQATDAQENEVTMRTTLHPRKGFPFYLDIAIRYALSDDGLTVTTTATNLGDTAAPYGCGHHPYLSPGAGQIDGAILHFEAATRIVTDADRQLPVGTEPVRGTPFDFATPRPLGALAIDHPFTDLARDADGRAWVRLRGNDGAIAELWVDDSYPLIQLFTADTLAPAHRRTGLAAEPMTCPPNAFQTGDGLIRLTPGATVTTRWGARLTRNSDRALM, from the coding sequence ATGATTCCGCCACCGTCCGGACAGCAGTTCTCGATCAGCCGGGGTGACCAGCGGGCCGTGCTCGTCGAGGTCGGCGGCGGGATACGGGAGTACCGGGTGGGCGGGCGGGATGTGCTCGAACCCTACGACGTCACGGCGATGGCCGACGGTGGTCGCGGCGGCGCGTTGATTCCGTGGCCGAATCGGTTGGCGGACGGCAGATATCGCTTCGACGGCGTCGACCACCAGCTTCCGCTGACCGAACCGGCGAAGCACAACGCGATTCATGGCCTGCTGCGCTGGCGGCCGTGGCAAGCGACGGATGCACAGGAGAACGAGGTCACCATGCGGACCACGTTGCATCCGCGCAAGGGCTTTCCGTTCTATCTCGACATCGCCATCCGGTACGCACTGTCCGACGACGGGCTGACCGTCACCACGACCGCAACCAATCTCGGCGATACCGCGGCACCGTACGGCTGCGGGCACCACCCGTACCTCTCGCCCGGCGCCGGCCAGATCGACGGAGCGATACTGCATTTCGAGGCCGCGACCCGGATCGTCACCGATGCCGATCGTCAACTCCCGGTCGGCACCGAGCCTGTCCGCGGCACACCATTCGACTTCGCCACGCCACGGCCGTTGGGCGCGTTGGCGATCGATCACCCCTTCACGGATCTGGCCCGTGATGCCGACGGCCGCGCGTGGGTGCGGTTGCGGGGCAACGACGGAGCGATAGCGGAGCTCTGGGTGGACGACTCCTATCCACTGATCCAATTGTTCACCGCGGACACGCTCGCCCCGGCACACCGGCGAACCGGCCTCGCCGCCGAGCCGATGACCTGCCCGCCCAACGCTTTTCAGACTGGCGACGGCCTGATCCGGCTGACCCCGGGTGCCACCGTGACGACCCGGTGGGGTGCACGACTGACCCGCAATTCCGACAGGGCGTTGATGTAG
- a CDS encoding TetR/AcrR family transcriptional regulator C-terminal domain-containing protein gives MTEPPAKRGKSRSGTPKSDGSAPGRSDSPVTRAAVLDAALAIIDSDGVEGLSMRRLADKVGRDPMVIYRHVPNKAAVLDGVAEIIIAKLSVDPTAADWDAQLRAVARDFRELALAHPRVVPLLVTRPLATPLGLRPPSVVRPLEDMLALLTRAGFSGADALHIYRALFGFLYGHVLNELQEVVERPDETDEVLRLGLHRLPISEFPLLRELAPLLAAYDGAAELERGLDILLTGLSAALPGPA, from the coding sequence ATGACCGAACCACCGGCCAAACGCGGCAAGTCTCGTTCGGGCACCCCGAAGTCCGACGGCTCGGCCCCAGGTCGCAGCGATAGTCCGGTCACCAGGGCGGCCGTGCTCGACGCGGCACTGGCGATCATCGATAGCGACGGGGTCGAGGGTCTGTCCATGCGGCGACTGGCCGATAAGGTCGGCCGGGATCCGATGGTGATCTACCGGCATGTGCCGAACAAGGCCGCCGTGCTCGACGGTGTCGCTGAAATCATTATCGCGAAGCTGTCGGTCGATCCCACCGCGGCGGACTGGGACGCCCAATTGAGGGCGGTGGCGCGCGACTTCCGGGAATTGGCGTTGGCGCATCCGCGGGTGGTGCCGCTGTTGGTGACCCGCCCGTTGGCGACTCCGCTCGGGTTGCGCCCGCCGTCGGTGGTCCGGCCGCTCGAGGACATGCTCGCACTGCTCACCCGGGCCGGATTCTCGGGCGCCGACGCGCTGCACATCTACCGCGCGCTGTTCGGCTTCCTCTATGGGCATGTGCTCAATGAGCTGCAAGAAGTCGTGGAGCGGCCGGACGAAACCGACGAGGTGTTGCGGCTCGGCCTACATCGCCTGCCGATCAGCGAGTTTCCGTTGCTGCGCGAACTGGCGCCGCTGCTGGCCGCCTATGACGGCGCGGCCGAACTCGAACGCGGGCTCGATATTCTGCTCACCGGCCTTTCCGCCGCATTGCCCGGACCCGCCTGA
- a CDS encoding ABC transporter permease: MTATIDSAGPALESPEHRRRRLRLGILLLVLAVMAVVLAVFTKSGHVDFRLSAPDGSGPGDLRVPAKPAALVLSVLALAIAVEHLRRGLTGKWAGAAFALFGIAFVVTFICWAASGKLFPLTNQIQGTLALSTPLILGALAGVLCERAGIINLALEGQLLAGACAAAIVATVSGSFLVGVVAAMVAGVFLAWLLAVFSIKYLVNQIVLGVLLVVFATGITGFLFDQLTGLSDGSARFNSPGTLQPIAIPVLSSIPIIGPTVFHQTALVYAMVVLVAVLTLVLYRTRWGLRVRAVGEHPRAAATVGINVLRIRYEAVLVAGAIVGLGGAYFTIGSTGGFSKAMTAGNGFIALAAVIMGRWHPLGATAAALFFGFTKALQGQLQVLATPIPTEVLQMTPYLLTVVAVAGVVGQVRPPRADGEPYRPG; this comes from the coding sequence ATGACCGCCACCATCGACTCCGCCGGACCGGCCCTGGAGTCGCCGGAACACCGCCGTCGGCGGTTACGCCTGGGCATCCTGCTGCTGGTGCTGGCCGTCATGGCGGTCGTCTTGGCGGTGTTCACCAAATCGGGACACGTCGACTTCCGGCTGTCCGCTCCGGACGGTTCCGGGCCCGGCGATCTGCGGGTGCCCGCAAAACCGGCCGCGCTGGTGCTCTCGGTCCTCGCACTGGCGATCGCGGTCGAGCACCTGCGGCGCGGCCTGACCGGAAAGTGGGCGGGCGCGGCGTTCGCGCTGTTCGGTATCGCGTTCGTGGTGACGTTCATCTGCTGGGCCGCCTCGGGCAAATTGTTCCCGCTGACCAACCAGATCCAAGGCACGCTCGCCCTCTCGACGCCACTGATCCTCGGCGCACTGGCCGGGGTGCTGTGCGAACGCGCGGGCATCATCAATCTCGCACTCGAGGGCCAGTTGCTCGCCGGAGCCTGTGCGGCGGCGATTGTGGCGACAGTCAGCGGCAGCTTCCTCGTCGGGGTGGTCGCGGCGATGGTCGCCGGGGTGTTCCTCGCCTGGCTGCTCGCCGTGTTCTCGATCAAGTACCTGGTCAACCAGATCGTGCTCGGCGTGCTGCTGGTGGTGTTCGCGACCGGTATCACCGGCTTCCTGTTCGATCAGCTCACCGGCCTGTCGGACGGTTCGGCCCGCTTCAACAGCCCGGGCACGTTGCAGCCGATCGCGATTCCGGTGCTGTCGTCGATCCCGATCATCGGACCGACGGTGTTCCATCAAACGGCCCTGGTCTACGCCATGGTCGTGTTGGTCGCGGTGCTCACCCTGGTGCTGTACCGGACACGATGGGGCCTGCGGGTCCGCGCGGTCGGCGAACATCCGCGCGCCGCCGCCACCGTCGGGATCAACGTACTACGCATCCGATACGAGGCCGTGCTGGTGGCCGGGGCGATAGTCGGGCTCGGCGGAGCCTATTTCACGATCGGCTCGACCGGCGGCTTCTCCAAGGCGATGACCGCTGGCAACGGGTTCATCGCCTTGGCCGCGGTGATCATGGGACGCTGGCATCCGCTCGGCGCGACTGCCGCCGCACTGTTTTTCGGCTTCACCAAGGCATTGCAGGGCCAGCTGCAAGTCCTCGCGACGCCGATCCCGACCGAGGTGCTGCAGATGACGCCATATCTGCTGACGGTGGTCGCGGTGGCAGGCGTGGTTGGCCAAGTACGTCCGCCGAGAGCCGACGGCGAACCGTACAGACCAGGGTAG
- a CDS encoding DUF2165 domain-containing protein: MRLSGTRILDVVGSRQLAVAALATITGFYYLFVAFTNCTDTVTNRQGVAAVLSMRATIHHSGTDWRAITSDNVALVAYILIVIWEFLIAFVLLAAAVAWWRELTGRPRRFRVGPGVAAKLSSLGWTMVILLFLGGFLTIGGEWFRMWANEEVNASSAALQNFLIAAVGLILVHLPERDLAADRAITPSK, encoded by the coding sequence ATGAGACTCAGCGGTACGAGAATTCTCGACGTCGTGGGCAGCCGTCAGCTGGCCGTCGCGGCGTTGGCGACGATCACCGGCTTCTACTACCTGTTCGTCGCGTTCACCAATTGCACCGACACCGTTACCAATCGGCAGGGCGTGGCCGCCGTGCTGTCGATGCGGGCCACGATCCACCACTCGGGCACCGATTGGCGGGCGATCACCAGCGACAATGTCGCGCTTGTCGCCTACATCCTCATCGTGATCTGGGAATTCCTGATCGCCTTCGTGCTGTTGGCCGCCGCGGTGGCGTGGTGGCGTGAATTGACCGGACGCCCACGCCGATTCCGCGTCGGCCCAGGCGTAGCAGCCAAACTGTCCAGCCTCGGTTGGACCATGGTGATCTTGCTGTTTCTCGGCGGATTCTTGACGATCGGCGGCGAATGGTTCCGGATGTGGGCGAACGAAGAGGTGAACGCGTCATCGGCTGCGCTACAGAACTTCCTGATCGCCGCCGTGGGCCTGATCTTGGTGCACCTGCCCGAGCGGGACTTGGCGGCAGACCGAGCAATCACCCCCAGCAAGTAA